In Lentisphaera araneosa HTCC2155, the genomic window ATTCATCAAAACTGCCGGAGCTAGTGCACTAAGCTTCAACCTTCCTTTCAACGCCATGGCGTCTTCTCTAGACTTTAAACAAACACCTGGATCTGCCAAAAACCTCATCTACCTTTACATGGGTGGTGGCATGTCACACATGGATACATTTGACCACAAAGGTAGCCATAAGAATCAAGGCCCCGTTAAAGCGATCAAAACTCGAGCGCAAGAAGTCGAGATCTCTGAATTCCTTCCTTTGACAGCTGAGCACACAGATAAAATGGCTATTGTCAACTCAATGACTTCTACGGCTGGTGCCCATGCTCAGGGTAATTACTTCATGCATACCAGTTATGAGATGCGCTCCACTATTCAACACCCAGGAATCGGTGCTTGGTTTCAAAAATTCCACGGCAAACTTAACAAAACTTTGCCCGGCTCAGTTTTCGTCGGTGGCAATAGCCGCACCTTTGGTAATCGCGGTTTCTTTGAACCAGAATACGCTCCCCTTTCTATCAGCAGCCCCGAAGCTGGCTTAAAAAATGCAAAAAACCCCTATTTCGAAGATAAAGAATTTCATCGCCTCACTTCTTTGACTAATGAACTCGACGAAAAATTCATGAAAGATTTTGAACTCGATAGTACTCAGTCGGCAGTTTCAACTTACCGTGAAGCTATGGACCTCATGTCGAGCCCTGACCTCGCAGCTTTTAAACTTGATAATGTCACTGAAAAAGACAAAACGATGTATGGCGATAATAATTTTGGCATGGGTTGCCTCCTTGCTAAACGACTCGTTCAAAAGGGTATCCGTACAGTCGAGGTTTCTCTCGGAGGCTGGGATACTCACAGTAATAATTTTGATCGCGTTTCACTCAATACAAACACTCTCGACAAAGCCTACAGTGCTTTATTAAGCGATCTCGAAGAAAGTGGCATGCTTAAAGACACCCTTGTTGTACTCGCAACTGAATTTGGTCGAACTCCAAAAATCAATGTTAATGACGGCCGTGACCACTACCCTAAAGCCTTCTCTTGTGTTTTAGCAGGTGGTCCAGTGCGCGGCGGCCAGAAATATGGTATGACCAGTGAAGATGGCACTACTGCTGTTAAAGATGCAGTTAAAATTCCAGATTTTAATGCGACCATCGCAAAAGCTCTAGGGATGCCTTGGCAACAACAGCTCTTCAGCCCCTCTAAACGCCCTTTCAAAGTGGCCCACAGAGGCAAACCAGTCGATGCCCTCTTAACAATTTAAAGAGTCTTAAAGAAAATTATTTTACTTTCTGCCGAATTTCTTTTGCGGACATGCCGTAAAATTTCTTGAGATATTTATTGAGTTGATTCGTGGATGAAAAACCTAGTTTATACGCCGCTTCGGTAATCCTAAGCGATGCATCTAATTCTAAAAGTTCTTTAGCTTTCTCTGCTCGTACTGAACTAATAAATTCTAAAGGCGTCTGCTGCAATTCCTCTTTAAAATGATACTCCAACCAACGCCTAGAACGTCCTATATGGCTTGCTGCACTCTCCACATTAATTTGTTGCAGAACATTGAGTCGAA contains:
- a CDS encoding DUF1501 domain-containing protein, with translation MDRRQFIKTAGASALSFNLPFNAMASSLDFKQTPGSAKNLIYLYMGGGMSHMDTFDHKGSHKNQGPVKAIKTRAQEVEISEFLPLTAEHTDKMAIVNSMTSTAGAHAQGNYFMHTSYEMRSTIQHPGIGAWFQKFHGKLNKTLPGSVFVGGNSRTFGNRGFFEPEYAPLSISSPEAGLKNAKNPYFEDKEFHRLTSLTNELDEKFMKDFELDSTQSAVSTYREAMDLMSSPDLAAFKLDNVTEKDKTMYGDNNFGMGCLLAKRLVQKGIRTVEVSLGGWDTHSNNFDRVSLNTNTLDKAYSALLSDLEESGMLKDTLVVLATEFGRTPKINVNDGRDHYPKAFSCVLAGGPVRGGQKYGMTSEDGTTAVKDAVKIPDFNATIAKALGMPWQQQLFSPSKRPFKVAHRGKPVDALLTI